A region of Nitrospinota bacterium DNA encodes the following proteins:
- a CDS encoding energy transducer TonB, whose product MSQPSGNPKPVLGPHYAKQPLYKFMGVSALLHLSLLALSTLLVAVPGKNAAVPIKVNLAYMDIPKQEDMPEGRIEDLPMPPKVDKPAKADILSKYDSKAHSPEKGDKLKARKTAIPREEKEIPAPSLTRAKQDLTETRKEKPKTQVAAITKPRLDFGRKDSVKDVNLFSEEAIRKALETDKARRFEKDAQPREEQRRQLSAKMTDQPTPSADATRLSGVKGFKGAEAAKFASSSTGDVIEMGDEAIVSLNTSSFKYIDYFTSIKKAVELVWAYPEEAIIHGMSGAAVVKFTLNSAGELEDVRLMRTSGHKILDDEAQLAVKVAGPYNPFPKTLNKKRLHIVGTFIYQPTFNNVR is encoded by the coding sequence ATGAGCCAGCCGTCCGGAAATCCGAAGCCGGTTTTGGGCCCCCATTACGCAAAACAGCCCCTGTACAAGTTCATGGGCGTTTCTGCACTTCTCCATCTTTCCCTGTTGGCGTTGTCCACGTTGCTGGTGGCCGTGCCGGGGAAAAACGCGGCGGTCCCCATCAAGGTGAATCTGGCGTATATGGACATCCCAAAGCAGGAGGACATGCCAGAGGGGCGCATTGAAGACCTGCCCATGCCGCCAAAGGTGGACAAACCGGCGAAGGCCGACATACTCTCCAAATACGACAGCAAGGCCCACTCACCCGAGAAGGGGGACAAACTTAAGGCCCGGAAGACAGCCATCCCCCGGGAGGAAAAAGAGATTCCCGCCCCGTCGCTTACCAGGGCAAAACAGGACCTGACCGAAACGCGCAAGGAAAAACCCAAGACACAGGTGGCGGCCATAACAAAACCCAGGCTGGATTTCGGGCGCAAGGACAGCGTTAAAGACGTCAACCTCTTCTCCGAGGAAGCCATAAGGAAAGCCCTGGAGACCGACAAGGCCCGCAGGTTTGAAAAAGACGCGCAACCCAGAGAAGAGCAGAGACGCCAGCTGAGCGCCAAAATGACCGACCAGCCCACGCCTTCGGCCGACGCCACGCGCCTGTCGGGAGTGAAAGGATTCAAGGGCGCCGAGGCGGCAAAGTTCGCCTCCTCGTCCACGGGCGATGTGATTGAGATGGGGGACGAGGCCATAGTCTCGCTGAACACCTCATCGTTCAAGTATATTGATTACTTCACCTCCATCAAGAAAGCGGTGGAGCTTGTGTGGGCGTACCCCGAGGAGGCTATCATCCACGGAATGTCAGGGGCGGCGGTGGTGAAGTTCACGCTCAACAGCGCCGGGGAGCTGGAAGACGTGAGGCTGATGCGCACCAGCGGACACAAGATTTTGGACGACGAGGCCCAGCTTGCGGTGAAAGTGGCCGGCCCTTACAACCCGTTTCCCAAAACCCTGAACAAAAAGCGCCTGCACATTGTGGGCACGTTCATATACCAGCCCACCTTCAACAACGTGCGTTAG
- a CDS encoding bifunctional (p)ppGpp synthetase/guanosine-3',5'-bis(diphosphate) 3'-pyrophosphohydrolase, giving the protein MIRPEFIVEELRKNIPGADLDLVWRAYAFAARCHKGQKRVSGEPYLNHPLEVAHILAKMKLDDVSVAVGLLHDTLEDTFATPDEIREMFGEDVLALVDGVTKLSQIESAAMDKEERQAENVRKMILAMSKDIRVILVKLADRIHNMRTLDYLKPEKQRQIAQETLDIYAPLANRLGIGWIKSELENGSFKYLWPKDYTEIKRKVEKVEAERERYIANIVTEIEGRLAADGIRAEVRGRPKHFYSIFSKMRRQEITFEEVFDLMGVRVITSDDQECYAVLGAVHGMYKPIPGKLKDYIALPKANMYQSLHTTIVGTGGKPVEIQIRSRGMHAVCEEGIAAHWRYKESGPKKDKVDEQINWLRRLMEWQQEVSDPREFLEKVKIDLFPDEVYVFTPKQEVRAFPRGATPIDFAYAIHTDIGAHIIGAKINGKLAPLRQELKNGDIVEILTSQSQHPNRDWLKSVKTAKARTKITSYLKQIEKQRALTLGREFLEKEIASLGLSPQNYMEDVHLLPAAQAVGYMSAESMLIALGLGSLKLANVLTRMLPKEALAERERQADEGALKKIGEKHAKPGKPSGVRIQDMDDVLIKFAQCCNPVPGDAIIGFISRGRGLVVHTADCPNAMNLGMDSERRVEVEWDVKIAGKHLVMIAVVTEDKPGMLAHVSAAIADNGSNITEATISSGQERRGYIYLTIEIADLAHLRKIMSAVLRQPGVISVDRVRDRNAVKSSMVRGKRRG; this is encoded by the coding sequence TTGATCCGTCCAGAGTTCATCGTTGAGGAACTGCGCAAGAACATACCCGGGGCCGACCTGGACCTGGTGTGGCGCGCATACGCTTTCGCCGCCCGGTGCCATAAGGGCCAGAAACGCGTCTCCGGCGAGCCTTATCTAAACCACCCCCTCGAAGTGGCCCACATCCTGGCCAAAATGAAACTGGACGACGTTTCCGTGGCCGTGGGCCTGCTACACGACACGCTGGAAGACACCTTCGCCACTCCCGACGAGATCCGCGAGATGTTCGGGGAGGACGTGCTGGCGCTGGTGGACGGTGTCACCAAACTTTCGCAAATAGAATCCGCCGCCATGGACAAAGAGGAGCGGCAGGCCGAAAACGTGCGCAAGATGATCCTGGCCATGAGCAAGGACATCCGGGTGATACTGGTGAAACTGGCGGACCGTATCCACAACATGCGCACTCTGGACTATCTTAAACCCGAAAAACAAAGGCAAATAGCCCAGGAGACGCTGGACATATACGCCCCCCTGGCCAACCGGCTGGGCATAGGCTGGATAAAGTCGGAGCTGGAGAACGGCAGTTTTAAATATCTGTGGCCCAAGGACTACACCGAGATAAAACGCAAGGTGGAGAAGGTGGAGGCCGAGCGGGAACGCTACATAGCCAACATCGTCACCGAGATAGAGGGCAGGCTGGCGGCCGACGGCATCCGCGCCGAGGTGCGGGGGCGGCCCAAACATTTCTATTCCATCTTTTCCAAGATGCGCCGCCAGGAGATAACCTTTGAAGAGGTTTTCGACCTGATGGGCGTCCGCGTCATCACCAGCGACGACCAGGAGTGTTACGCGGTGCTGGGCGCGGTACACGGCATGTACAAGCCCATCCCCGGCAAACTGAAAGATTACATCGCCCTCCCCAAGGCGAACATGTATCAAAGCCTGCACACCACCATCGTGGGCACCGGCGGCAAACCGGTGGAGATACAGATACGCTCCCGCGGCATGCACGCCGTTTGCGAGGAGGGCATAGCCGCCCATTGGCGTTACAAGGAGTCGGGCCCCAAAAAGGACAAGGTGGACGAGCAGATAAACTGGCTCCGCCGCCTGATGGAATGGCAACAGGAGGTCTCCGACCCGCGCGAGTTTCTGGAGAAGGTGAAGATAGACCTGTTTCCCGACGAGGTATATGTGTTCACCCCAAAACAGGAAGTGCGCGCGTTCCCCCGGGGCGCCACACCCATAGACTTCGCCTACGCCATCCATACGGACATCGGCGCCCACATCATAGGCGCCAAGATAAACGGCAAGCTGGCGCCGTTGCGGCAGGAGCTTAAAAACGGCGACATAGTGGAGATACTCACCAGCCAAAGCCAGCACCCCAACCGCGACTGGTTGAAATCCGTCAAAACCGCAAAGGCCCGCACGAAGATAACCTCGTACTTAAAGCAAATCGAAAAGCAGAGGGCGCTCACCCTGGGGCGCGAGTTTCTGGAGAAAGAGATCGCCTCGCTGGGCTTGTCGCCGCAGAACTATATGGAAGACGTGCATCTGCTACCGGCGGCTCAGGCGGTGGGCTACATGTCCGCCGAGAGCATGTTGATAGCCCTGGGGCTGGGAAGTTTGAAGCTGGCCAACGTGCTTACCCGAATGCTTCCAAAAGAGGCGCTGGCCGAGCGGGAGCGGCAGGCGGACGAGGGCGCGCTGAAGAAAATCGGCGAGAAACACGCCAAACCCGGCAAACCCTCCGGGGTGCGCATACAAGACATGGACGACGTGCTGATAAAATTCGCCCAATGTTGCAACCCGGTGCCCGGCGACGCCATCATAGGCTTTATATCCCGGGGCCGGGGGCTTGTGGTGCACACGGCGGACTGCCCCAACGCCATGAACCTGGGGATGGACTCCGAGCGGCGCGTTGAAGTGGAGTGGGACGTAAAGATCGCCGGGAAACATCTGGTGATGATCGCCGTGGTCACCGAAGACAAGCCGGGGATGCTGGCCCATGTCTCCGCCGCCATAGCCGACAACGGCTCCAACATAACCGAAGCCACCATAAGCTCCGGCCAGGAGCGGCGGGGCTACATTTATCTCACCATAGAGATAGCCGACCTGGCCCACCTTCGCAAGATTATGAGCGCGGTTCTGCGCCAGCCCGGGGTTATAAGCGTGGATCGCGTGCGGGACCGCAACGCGGTGAAATCCTCCATGGTCCGGGGGAAAAGGCGGGGTTAA
- the glyQ gene encoding glycine--tRNA ligase subunit alpha, translated as MYFQDVILRLQNFWSERGLLILQPTDIEVGAGTFNRHTFLRALGPEPWNAAYVEPSRRPTDGRYGENPNRLQHYYQFQVVMKPNPENTQELYLDSLRALGLKPEEHDIRFVEDDWESPTLGAWGLGWEVWLDGMEITQYTYFQQVGGIDLKPVTAELTYGLERITMYLQGCDNVYDLKWNDRVSYGDVHHRDEVQFSDYNFNHADVDLHLKWFDEYEREALRLIEAGLVLPSYDFCLKCSHAFNMLDARGALSVAERTRYIARVRAIARKTAESYLALREQMGFPMLKG; from the coding sequence ATGTATTTTCAGGATGTTATCCTGCGTCTTCAGAATTTCTGGTCCGAACGGGGCCTTTTGATACTCCAGCCCACCGACATTGAAGTGGGCGCGGGCACGTTCAACCGGCACACATTTTTGCGCGCGTTGGGGCCGGAGCCATGGAACGCGGCATATGTGGAGCCATCCCGCCGCCCCACCGATGGCCGCTATGGCGAGAATCCCAACCGGCTCCAGCACTATTACCAGTTCCAGGTGGTGATGAAGCCCAACCCGGAGAACACCCAGGAGCTTTATCTGGACTCGCTCCGCGCCCTGGGTTTAAAGCCGGAAGAGCACGACATCCGTTTCGTGGAAGACGATTGGGAGTCCCCCACCCTTGGCGCCTGGGGTTTGGGATGGGAGGTGTGGCTGGACGGTATGGAGATAACCCAGTACACCTATTTCCAGCAGGTGGGCGGCATAGACTTAAAGCCTGTCACGGCGGAGCTTACCTATGGGCTGGAGCGCATCACCATGTATCTTCAGGGGTGCGACAATGTGTACGACCTGAAATGGAACGATAGGGTGAGTTACGGTGACGTGCATCACCGGGATGAGGTTCAGTTTTCGGACTATAACTTTAACCACGCCGATGTGGACTTGCATTTGAAATGGTTCGACGAGTATGAGCGGGAGGCCTTGAGGCTTATCGAGGCGGGGCTTGTCCTGCCATCGTACGATTTCTGCCTGAAATGCAGTCACGCGTTTAACATGCTGGACGCCCGGGGCGCCCTTTCCGTGGCCGAGCGCACCCGTTATATAGCCAGGGTGCGCGCCATCGCGCGAAAGACGGCGGAGAGCTACCTGGCCCTGCGGGAGCAGATGGGCTTCCCGATGTTGAAAGGGTAA
- a CDS encoding amidophosphoribosyltransferase, protein MVDKFNEECAVMAIWGHHEAANMAYLGLYSLQHRGQESSGIVSTDGKRHFAEVGMGLVSDVFNEQNIQTLEGFAAIGHNRYSTQGESEIKNAQPISIMYHSGPLALAHNGNLVNAQSVRDRLEKEGSIFRSTMDSEVVIHLIAKSRRPRLYDQVVEALSQLRGAYSIAILAANELIVARDPHGFRPMCIGRLGKSYVFASETCAFDLIDATFVRELEPGEVVVVNDEGMFSHFPFPKEPRNHCIFEFIYFARPDSLVFGANVHLVRKQFGRSLAMEKPVDADMVVPVPDSGIVAALGYAERSGIPFEKAIIRNHYVGRTFIEPTQSIRHFGVKVKLNPVREIIRGKRVILVDDSIVRGTTSRKLVKMVRDAGALEVHMRISSPPTTYSCFYGIDTPARSDLIAANYSVEDIARFLGVDSLAYLSMEGMLTAVPGREGDFCKACFSGDYPVTTPAIEAQLAIFDKEPEPKPAG, encoded by the coding sequence ATGGTGGACAAGTTTAACGAAGAATGCGCGGTGATGGCCATCTGGGGCCATCATGAGGCCGCCAACATGGCCTATCTGGGCCTTTACTCCCTCCAGCACCGGGGGCAGGAGTCTTCGGGAATAGTGTCCACAGACGGAAAACGCCACTTCGCCGAGGTTGGCATGGGGCTGGTGTCCGACGTGTTCAACGAGCAAAACATCCAAACCCTGGAAGGGTTTGCCGCCATCGGGCACAACCGCTACTCCACCCAGGGCGAGTCTGAAATAAAAAACGCCCAGCCCATCTCCATAATGTACCACTCCGGCCCGCTGGCGCTGGCCCACAACGGAAACCTGGTGAACGCCCAATCCGTCCGCGACAGGCTGGAGAAAGAAGGCTCAATTTTCCGCTCCACCATGGATTCGGAGGTGGTCATCCACCTTATCGCCAAAAGCAGGAGGCCCAGGCTTTACGACCAGGTGGTGGAGGCGCTCTCCCAGCTACGCGGCGCCTACTCCATAGCCATACTGGCCGCCAACGAGCTTATCGTGGCCAGGGACCCTCACGGGTTCCGTCCCATGTGTATAGGCAGGCTGGGCAAATCTTACGTTTTCGCATCTGAAACCTGCGCTTTCGACCTGATAGACGCCACTTTCGTGCGGGAACTGGAGCCGGGCGAGGTGGTGGTGGTGAACGATGAGGGCATGTTCAGCCATTTCCCCTTCCCCAAGGAGCCACGCAACCACTGCATTTTCGAGTTCATTTATTTCGCCCGGCCAGACTCGCTGGTGTTCGGGGCCAACGTGCATCTTGTGCGCAAACAGTTCGGCCGGAGCCTCGCCATGGAAAAACCTGTGGACGCCGATATGGTGGTGCCTGTGCCGGATTCGGGCATCGTGGCGGCGCTGGGATACGCCGAGCGGTCCGGTATCCCTTTCGAAAAAGCCATTATACGGAACCACTATGTGGGAAGGACGTTTATCGAACCCACCCAGTCCATCAGGCATTTCGGGGTGAAGGTTAAGCTGAACCCGGTGCGGGAGATAATCCGGGGCAAACGGGTAATTCTGGTGGACGACTCCATAGTGCGCGGCACCACCTCCAGGAAGCTTGTAAAAATGGTGCGGGACGCTGGGGCGCTGGAGGTGCACATGCGAATCTCCTCGCCGCCCACCACCTACTCATGCTTTTACGGGATAGACACCCCCGCCAGGTCCGACCTTATCGCCGCCAATTATTCCGTGGAGGACATCGCGCGGTTTTTGGGGGTGGACTCTTTGGCCTACCTTTCCATGGAGGGTATGCTGACGGCCGTGCCGGGCAGGGAGGGCGATTTCTGCAAGGCATGTTTCAGCGGCGATTACCCTGTTACAACCCCGGCCATCGAAGCCCAGCTGGCCATTTTCGACAAAGAGCCGGAACCCAAGCCAGCAGGGTAA
- a CDS encoding RNA polymerase sigma factor RpoD/SigA, translating into MEDSLRAYLKDISGINPLTRNEEVELARQGGEDSIRKLVERNLKYVVMVANHYKGMGMSIADLINEGNIGMMVAARRFNPEKGVKFITYAVWWVRQAILRALAEQARIVRLPMKQAGLLGRITRTVENLTHTLKREPTLEEVAKALHMKPRSLDTVMRVYRDYMSLDSPISDDNGTSFIDQLQGEAVTSVEEDFIRLCFHHDMERILNELPDREAAVLRMRYGFDDPPMTLELIGKKLSLTRERIRQIEKSAKEKLRERTKINILEDYLH; encoded by the coding sequence ATGGAAGACTCTCTGCGGGCTTATCTTAAGGACATAAGCGGGATAAATCCGCTTACCCGCAACGAGGAAGTGGAGCTGGCCCGGCAGGGCGGCGAAGATTCCATCCGAAAGCTTGTGGAGCGGAACCTCAAATATGTGGTAATGGTGGCCAACCATTACAAGGGGATGGGGATGTCCATCGCCGACCTCATCAACGAGGGCAACATTGGCATGATGGTGGCCGCCCGCAGGTTCAACCCCGAGAAGGGGGTTAAATTCATCACATACGCCGTGTGGTGGGTGCGGCAGGCCATATTGAGGGCGCTGGCCGAGCAGGCCCGCATAGTGCGGTTGCCCATGAAACAGGCCGGGCTTCTCGGCAGGATAACCAGAACGGTGGAAAACCTGACCCATACGCTGAAAAGAGAGCCAACGCTGGAAGAGGTCGCAAAAGCGCTTCACATGAAACCCAGGTCGCTGGATACGGTGATGAGGGTGTACCGCGATTACATGAGCCTGGATTCGCCCATAAGCGACGATAACGGGACCAGCTTCATAGACCAGTTGCAGGGCGAAGCGGTAACCTCTGTTGAGGAGGATTTCATCCGCCTCTGCTTCCATCACGACATGGAGAGGATTTTAAACGAGCTTCCAGACCGGGAAGCGGCGGTGCTGAGGATGCGCTACGGGTTTGACGACCCGCCAATGACCCTGGAGCTTATCGGCAAAAAGCTATCGCTTACCAGGGAGCGGATACGGCAGATAGAAAAATCGGCCAAGGAAAAGCTACGGGAAAGAACCAAGATAAACATTCTGGAGGATTACCTGCATTGA
- the polA gene encoding DNA polymerase I, protein MSGKPVICVIDGAGYYFRAFFAIRQRLSNKKGLPTNAVYGFALMLKKIAREMDPQYMVIAMDSREKTFRHDMYGEYKAHRPQMPEELAEQLPYIDQLINAFRIPIVRLPGWEADDIIGTVAFQGAQKGFDTMIVSSDKDMLQLIGPGVKVYDPMKDKTLGEAEAQERFGAPPDKITDVLGLMGDSSDNIPGVPGVGEKTASLLIREYGDIEGVLAAAGRIDKKKLSENLIQFAEQARLSKRLATISTEAPVEFDPESWRFGEPDVSALRSLYAEMEFDSLLKELAPAPAKTVERRYKLVLTGDEYESLISALSAARLLAVDTETTSQSPTAATLVGISFAVGEGDAYYLPLRHSYAGAPAQIPVEKALARLKPLLEDTAKPKVGHNIKYDMIVLAGEGINVSPIGMDTMVADYLLDPTTGHSLSKVAMSRLGEKMVEYSEVCSSGARQITFDMVPVDVAANYSAEDADMTLRLYDLLRPQLEQGGFIKLMDEVETPLIETLVAMEMNGMLVDRELLGELSIQMGDDIRYLEETILKAAGEEFNINSPKQLGEILFGKLKLPGGRKTKTGFSTSQDQLEELSALHPLPQLVVEYRQLMKLKGTYVDALPRMINPRTGRIHTSFNQTVAATGRLSSSDPNLQNIPVRTELGRKIRQAFIAPPGHVVVSADYSQIELRLLAHFSGEPVYLEAFSRGEDIHAKTAAEIFNVSPAFVTSDMRRIAKTVNFGVIYGQTAFGLARELKIPRAEAQRYIDGYFKRHPAIRKYIETVIAEARRAGWVSTILSRRRPLPDITAKNQIARQMAERNAVNTPMQGSAADLIKIAMVSIHRRLARESWRAKMILQVHDELVFEAPEEEAGKLAAMVREEMEGAYKLNVPLVVEVKSGKNWDEAH, encoded by the coding sequence ATGAGCGGCAAACCTGTTATATGCGTTATAGATGGCGCCGGATATTATTTCCGGGCCTTTTTCGCCATCCGGCAGAGGCTTTCCAACAAAAAAGGCCTTCCCACCAACGCCGTTTACGGTTTTGCGCTGATGCTAAAAAAGATCGCCAGGGAAATGGACCCCCAATACATGGTCATCGCCATGGACAGCCGGGAAAAAACGTTCCGGCACGACATGTACGGGGAGTACAAGGCCCACAGGCCCCAGATGCCCGAAGAACTGGCCGAACAGTTGCCGTATATAGACCAGCTCATAAATGCTTTCCGCATCCCAATAGTGCGTCTGCCCGGGTGGGAAGCTGATGACATTATCGGCACAGTAGCATTCCAAGGAGCGCAAAAGGGGTTCGACACCATGATCGTTTCGTCGGACAAGGACATGCTCCAGCTTATAGGGCCCGGGGTAAAAGTGTATGATCCGATGAAAGACAAAACCCTGGGCGAGGCCGAGGCGCAGGAGCGGTTTGGGGCGCCGCCGGATAAAATTACCGACGTGCTGGGCTTGATGGGGGATTCTTCGGACAACATTCCCGGGGTGCCGGGGGTGGGGGAGAAAACCGCTTCCCTGCTCATCCGGGAGTATGGCGACATTGAAGGGGTTCTGGCCGCCGCTGGCCGGATAGACAAAAAGAAACTCTCAGAAAACCTGATTCAGTTCGCCGAACAGGCGCGGCTTTCCAAAAGGCTGGCCACCATATCCACCGAAGCCCCGGTGGAATTCGACCCGGAGAGTTGGCGGTTCGGCGAACCGGACGTTTCGGCGCTGAGGTCGCTATACGCGGAGATGGAGTTCGACTCGCTTTTGAAAGAGCTGGCGCCAGCCCCCGCCAAAACCGTGGAGCGCCGTTATAAGCTTGTGTTGACCGGTGATGAGTACGAATCCCTTATTTCCGCCCTTTCCGCCGCCAGGTTGTTAGCGGTGGACACCGAGACCACTTCGCAAAGCCCCACCGCCGCCACCCTTGTGGGTATAAGTTTCGCCGTGGGAGAGGGGGACGCATATTATCTCCCCCTGCGGCATAGCTATGCGGGAGCCCCTGCGCAAATACCGGTGGAAAAGGCGCTGGCGCGGCTAAAACCGTTATTGGAGGATACGGCCAAACCCAAGGTGGGGCACAACATAAAGTACGACATGATAGTCCTCGCGGGGGAAGGGATAAACGTCTCTCCCATAGGCATGGACACCATGGTGGCCGATTATCTGCTGGACCCCACCACCGGCCACAGCCTGTCTAAAGTGGCCATGAGCCGGTTGGGCGAAAAAATGGTGGAGTACTCCGAAGTTTGCAGCTCCGGCGCCAGGCAGATAACGTTCGACATGGTTCCGGTGGACGTCGCCGCAAACTATTCCGCCGAAGACGCGGACATGACCCTGCGGTTATACGACCTCTTGAGGCCCCAGTTGGAGCAGGGTGGATTCATAAAGCTCATGGACGAGGTGGAGACACCTTTAATTGAAACCCTTGTCGCCATGGAGATGAACGGCATGCTGGTGGACAGGGAGCTTTTGGGTGAGCTTTCCATCCAGATGGGCGACGATATCCGCTACCTGGAGGAGACGATCTTAAAAGCCGCCGGGGAGGAGTTTAACATCAACTCCCCTAAACAGCTGGGCGAGATACTTTTCGGCAAGCTGAAACTGCCTGGCGGCCGGAAGACGAAAACAGGCTTCTCCACCAGCCAAGACCAGTTGGAGGAGCTTTCGGCGCTTCATCCATTGCCCCAATTGGTGGTGGAGTACCGTCAGCTTATGAAGCTCAAGGGAACGTATGTGGACGCCCTTCCCCGGATGATAAACCCCCGCACGGGGAGGATACACACATCTTTTAACCAGACGGTGGCCGCCACGGGGCGGCTCTCCTCGTCGGATCCGAACCTTCAAAACATACCCGTCCGCACGGAACTTGGCAGGAAGATCCGGCAAGCTTTCATCGCTCCGCCTGGGCATGTGGTTGTCTCGGCGGATTACTCGCAGATAGAACTGCGCCTGCTGGCCCATTTTTCCGGCGAGCCGGTTTACCTGGAGGCGTTTTCGCGCGGGGAGGACATCCACGCCAAAACCGCCGCTGAGATTTTCAACGTGAGCCCCGCTTTTGTAACCTCCGACATGCGGCGGATTGCCAAGACGGTTAATTTCGGGGTCATCTACGGCCAAACTGCATTTGGCTTGGCCCGGGAACTGAAAATTCCCCGGGCCGAGGCGCAAAGGTATATAGACGGTTATTTCAAGCGCCACCCGGCCATCCGCAAATATATAGAAACCGTAATAGCCGAAGCCCGGCGGGCGGGTTGGGTTTCCACCATCCTGTCCCGCCGCAGGCCACTGCCGGACATTACCGCCAAAAACCAGATAGCGCGCCAGATGGCCGAACGAAACGCCGTGAACACCCCCATGCAGGGGAGCGCCGCTGACCTTATAAAAATAGCCATGGTGTCCATCCATCGCAGGCTGGCGAGGGAGAGTTGGCGCGCCAAAATGATCCTCCAGGTGCACGATGAGCTTGTTTTCGAGGCTCCGGAGGAGGAGGCGGGTAAGCTTGCGGCCATGGTCCGGGAAGAGATGGAGGGCGCTTACAAGCTTAATGTGCCGCTGGTGGTGGAAGTAAAATCCGGCAAGAACTGGGACGAGGCCCACTAA
- a CDS encoding phosphoribosylanthranilate isomerase → MKVKICGQTSVEDCAMSLAHGADYLGVVVDVPWTPRSLTVDQAKGIFEKFRPKTFMLTFNRQVDEAYLSAVEKLNPLALQLTGHETPETAGLARASAGRAVYKSIHLPPSGEGDVDVASIQSRMEEYAKAGIDGFILDTSSAGMFGGTGKKSDWGLAARIVAVSPLPVFLAGGINPDNVAEAVKVPGISGIDLASGVEEEKGKKSEAKVARLFSTIAETLKAGR, encoded by the coding sequence ATGAAAGTTAAAATCTGCGGGCAAACCTCCGTGGAGGATTGCGCCATGAGCCTGGCCCACGGGGCGGACTATCTTGGCGTGGTGGTGGATGTGCCATGGACCCCCCGGTCGCTCACCGTTGACCAGGCCAAGGGGATATTCGAGAAGTTCCGCCCGAAAACCTTCATGCTCACATTTAACCGCCAAGTGGACGAAGCTTACCTGTCCGCAGTGGAAAAACTCAATCCCCTGGCCCTTCAGCTGACCGGGCATGAGACGCCTGAAACCGCCGGGTTGGCCCGGGCCAGCGCTGGCAGGGCTGTGTACAAATCCATCCATCTGCCGCCATCGGGCGAGGGGGATGTGGATGTGGCCTCTATCCAATCGCGGATGGAGGAGTACGCCAAGGCCGGGATAGACGGTTTTATTCTGGACACATCCTCAGCCGGGATGTTTGGCGGCACGGGCAAAAAAAGCGACTGGGGCCTGGCGGCGCGGATAGTGGCCGTCTCGCCCCTGCCGGTTTTTCTGGCGGGGGGCATAAACCCGGATAACGTGGCCGAGGCTGTAAAAGTGCCGGGCATTAGCGGTATAGACCTGGCCAGTGGAGTGGAGGAGGAGAAAGGGAAAAAATCCGAGGCCAAAGTGGCCCGCCTGTTCTCCACCATAGCCGAAACCCTTAAGGCGGGCCGATGA